One window from the genome of Candidatus Synechococcus calcipolaris G9 encodes:
- a CDS encoding RNA recognition motif domain-containing protein, producing the protein MTLYIGNLSYDATEENLREVFDKYGSIRRIVLPIDRETGKRRGFAFVELADETQEDSAIEDLDGATWLGRVLKVNKAKPKQ; encoded by the coding sequence ATGACACTCTATATCGGAAATTTATCCTACGATGCAACCGAAGAAAACCTCCGGGAAGTCTTTGATAAGTATGGCTCAATTCGGCGAATTGTTTTACCCATCGATCGGGAAACAGGGAAACGGCGGGGATTTGCCTTCGTGGAACTAGCGGATGAAACCCAAGAAGACTCTGCCATTGAGGATCTCGATGGGGCGACTTGGCTTGGACGGGTTCTGAAAGTTAATAAAGCAAAGCCAAAGCAATAG
- a CDS encoding DUF3172 domain-containing protein, with the protein MPRRPTPRPSSRSANPRTPQRPPQPDSKLNSRTLAILGGVFVIGIGVGVLFSKTTSFTPENVASTQFIDQSAPNPEICVQFGASAIAVDTRIFVTFNPFSVFVSQPVMQPGCVIRVNNIPLLEQRKLITSEQLRTCKQRLNTFGYVGNLEGNPEITCLYQSNADKNLFLGLPGLGGSPRETNNF; encoded by the coding sequence ATGCCGCGTCGCCCCACACCTCGCCCTTCTTCTCGGTCTGCTAATCCCCGAACGCCCCAGCGACCTCCCCAACCAGACTCAAAGCTGAACTCCCGTACCCTGGCTATCTTGGGAGGAGTTTTTGTCATCGGTATTGGTGTGGGGGTTCTTTTTAGTAAGACCACCAGCTTTACCCCAGAAAATGTGGCCTCCACCCAATTTATTGATCAAAGTGCCCCCAATCCAGAAATCTGTGTTCAGTTTGGAGCCAGTGCGATCGCCGTTGATACCCGCATTTTCGTAACCTTTAACCCCTTTTCCGTATTTGTCTCCCAGCCAGTGATGCAGCCAGGTTGTGTGATCCGGGTGAATAATATTCCCCTACTAGAGCAGCGGAAACTCATCACCTCGGAGCAACTGCGAACCTGTAAGCAGCGACTCAATACCTTTGGCTACGTTGGCAATTTAGAAGGTAATCCGGAAATTACCTGCTTATATCAAAGTAATGCCGATAAAAATCTCTTCCTTGGTCTACCAGGGTTAGGGGGCAGTCCAAGAGAAACCAATAACTTTTAG
- the gatC gene encoding Asp-tRNA(Asn)/Glu-tRNA(Gln) amidotransferase subunit GatC translates to MISKDEVLRVAHLARLELESAEVGALTDQLSSILDYVNQLSELDVSRVAPTTRAIEVSNVTRSDTLIPYENRAGLLAIAPDREDEFFRVPKIM, encoded by the coding sequence ATGATTAGTAAGGATGAAGTCTTACGGGTTGCCCACCTGGCCCGACTTGAACTGGAGAGTGCTGAAGTGGGTGCGCTCACAGATCAATTAAGTTCCATTCTGGACTACGTGAATCAATTGAGTGAATTAGACGTGAGTAGGGTTGCTCCCACCACCCGGGCCATTGAGGTGAGTAATGTCACCCGTAGTGATACCCTCATCCCCTATGAAAACCGCGCAGGCCTGCTGGCGATCGCCCCGGATCGGGAAGATGAATTTTTCCGTGTGCCTAAAATCATGTAA
- a CDS encoding MlaE family lipid ABC transporter permease subunit, with amino-acid sequence MLLPKVSFKRSLAQFGKSQRLQRLGSAFLLAGQVTLHICQGRINIRNTIEQMAIVGPGSVWVALLTAMFVGMVFTIQVAREFISFGASSAVGGVLAIALTRELGPVLTAVVLAGRVGSAFAAEIGTMRVTEQIDALHMLGTDPIDYLVVPRFIACGLMLPVLMILSLITGLYGGMLIAFYFYDIPRTLFLESIQNFLGPWDIWSAIIKAVIFGGIVAIIGCSWGLTTRGGAKGVGQSTTAAVVMALMTIFIANFFLSWILFGGSSTVGVQSL; translated from the coding sequence ATGCTATTGCCCAAAGTCAGTTTCAAGCGTTCCCTAGCTCAATTTGGCAAGAGTCAACGACTGCAACGTCTGGGTTCTGCCTTTTTGCTGGCGGGTCAGGTCACACTCCATATTTGCCAAGGGCGCATCAATATTCGGAACACGATAGAACAAATGGCAATTGTTGGCCCCGGTTCCGTTTGGGTCGCCCTCCTCACGGCCATGTTTGTGGGTATGGTGTTTACAATTCAAGTGGCACGGGAATTTATTAGCTTTGGCGCATCTTCCGCTGTCGGTGGTGTTCTTGCCATTGCCCTGACACGGGAATTGGGCCCTGTCCTCACCGCCGTTGTCTTGGCTGGCCGCGTTGGTTCTGCCTTTGCCGCTGAAATTGGCACGATGCGAGTCACTGAACAAATTGATGCCCTCCATATGCTGGGAACAGATCCCATAGATTACCTTGTGGTTCCACGGTTTATTGCCTGTGGACTGATGTTACCGGTGCTAATGATTCTTTCCCTGATTACTGGCCTCTATGGCGGCATGTTAATTGCCTTTTATTTCTATGACATTCCCAGAACCCTCTTTCTCGAATCCATTCAAAACTTCCTTGGCCCCTGGGATATTTGGAGTGCCATTATCAAAGCGGTTATTTTTGGCGGTATCGTTGCCATTATTGGTTGTAGCTGGGGCTTGACGACACGGGGGGGAGCTAAAGGGGTGGGGCAATCAACCACTGCGGCGGTGGTTATGGCCCTAATGACAATTTTTATCGCAAACTTCTTTTTGTCCTGGATTTTGTTTGGGGGTAGTAGTACTGTTGGGGTTCAATCTCTTTAA